One window of the Pyxicephalus adspersus chromosome 5, UCB_Pads_2.0, whole genome shotgun sequence genome contains the following:
- the BLVRA gene encoding biliverdin reductase A, which yields MFGVVVVGIGIAGSVRIRDLLNPLKSTPSENLKLIGFVSRRNLVQLNGVKQISLEEVLKSSEVDAAFICTDNQNHEESIRRFLNAGKHVLVEYPMALSAQSAVELWKLAEQKGKILHVEHIELLTEEYRALKKEVDGKILEKGVLHFTGGPLDKVSGFTAFSGIARVTWLVDLFGELTVTSATQEENPGEKYSKLTAHFVTTDNKPLTWIEERAPGMKREKKVNFTFTTGILDALPPAGRGSVGPFMQDQNLFAQKLLGSVPKEELAAEKKRILHCINLAEKIKQFCEQ from the exons ATGTTTGGTGTGGTTGTAGTAGGAATTGGTATTGCTGGTTCTGTGAGGATCAGAGATCTTCTCAACCCACTTAAATCTACTCCATCAGAAAATCTCAAACTTATTGGATTCGTTTCAAG GAGAAACCTTGTACAGCTTAATGGAGTGAAACAAATCAGCCTGGAGGAGGTACTAAAGAGCAGTGAAGTCGATGCTGCTTTCATTTGCACAGACAATCAAAACCACGAGGAAAGTATAAG GCGTTTCCTCAATGCTGGCAAGCATGTGCTTGTTGAATACCCAATGGCTCTTTCGGCACAAAGTGCAGTGGAATTGTGGAAACTGGCAGAACAAAAAG gtaaaatccttCATGTGGAGCACATTGAGCTACTTACAGAGGAATACAGAGCACTGAAAAAAGAAGTGGATGGCAAGATACTAGAGAAAGGAGTCCTACATTTTACAG GTGGACCTCTGGATAAGGTTTCAGGATTCACTGCTTTCAGTGGGATAGCCCGGGTCACCTGGCTGGTTGATCTTTTTGGAGAGTTGACTGTTACCTCTGCTACTCAGGAAGAAAACCCAGGAGAAAAATATTCTAAGCTCACTGCACATTTTGTTACTACAGACAACAA GCCACTTACTTGGATTGAAGAACGAGCCCCTGGCATGAAGCGAGAGAAAAAAgtcaattttacatttacaacaggCATTCTAGATGCTTTGCCTCCAGCTGGAAGAGGGTCTGTTGGGCCATTTATGCAGGATCAGAACCTTTTTGCACAAAAGCTGTTGGGTTCAGTACCTAAAGAAGAACTGGCAGCTGAGAAGAAACGGATCCTACACTGTATTAACTTAGCAGAGAAGATAAAACAGTTTTGTGAACAATAA